In Methylomagnum ishizawai, one DNA window encodes the following:
- a CDS encoding glycosyltransferase, which yields MKIILFIRALTVGGAERRAALLARGLRGRGHDAKVVVYYGGGALEDDLRAADVPLIVVGKSGRWDVFGFLWRLVRVLRRERPDVVYSWLPSSNLLALALKPFVPGTGLAWAVCASNLDLSRYDGVSRWAIRAEAWASRFVARSIANSQAGRDHAIGAGFPADRLKVVPNGIDTARFHPDRALGLPLRAEWGVDAGQTLIGLVGRLDPMKGHPVFLRAAARLAAGHPEARFVCVGDGAADYRLGLHALAAGLGLDGKLVWAGTRVDMPEVYNALDIAVSASSYGEGLSNMLGEAMACGLPCVATAVGDSAWVVGDTGIVVLPEAPEALAEALAALLLRRAEQGPELARAARQRIVDRLSVEAMVADTLAELEALS from the coding sequence CTGTTCATCCGCGCCTTGACCGTCGGCGGGGCCGAGCGGCGGGCGGCTTTGCTGGCCAGGGGGCTGCGCGGGCGCGGCCATGACGCCAAGGTCGTGGTGTATTACGGCGGCGGTGCCTTGGAGGACGACTTGCGCGCGGCGGACGTGCCCTTGATCGTGGTCGGCAAAAGCGGGCGCTGGGATGTGTTCGGTTTCCTGTGGCGCTTGGTCCGCGTCCTGCGGCGGGAGCGGCCCGATGTGGTGTATTCCTGGCTGCCGTCCTCGAACCTCCTGGCCTTGGCGCTCAAGCCTTTCGTGCCGGGGACCGGGTTGGCTTGGGCCGTTTGCGCTTCGAACCTGGATTTGAGCCGCTACGACGGGGTGTCGCGTTGGGCCATACGGGCGGAGGCGTGGGCCTCGCGCTTCGTGGCCCGCAGCATCGCCAATTCCCAGGCGGGCCGGGACCATGCCATCGGCGCGGGTTTCCCGGCGGATCGCCTCAAGGTGGTGCCGAACGGCATCGACACCGCCCGTTTCCATCCCGACCGGGCCTTGGGCCTGCCGCTCCGCGCCGAATGGGGCGTGGACGCGGGGCAAACCTTGATCGGCTTGGTCGGGCGGCTCGATCCCATGAAGGGCCATCCGGTGTTCCTGCGGGCGGCGGCGCGGTTGGCCGCAGGCCATCCCGAAGCGCGGTTCGTCTGCGTCGGCGATGGCGCGGCGGATTACCGCCTCGGCCTCCACGCCCTGGCGGCCGGGCTGGGCCTCGATGGCAAACTGGTCTGGGCCGGTACCCGCGTCGATATGCCGGAGGTCTACAACGCCCTGGATATTGCCGTGTCCGCCTCGTCCTATGGCGAGGGCTTGTCGAATATGCTGGGCGAGGCGATGGCCTGCGGCCTGCCTTGCGTGGCGACGGCGGTGGGCGATTCGGCCTGGGTGGTGGGCGATACCGGCATCGTGGTACTGCCCGAGGCGCCGGAAGCCCTGGCCGAAGCCCTGGCGGCGCTGCTGCTGCGGCGGGCGGAGCAAGGCCCGGAACTGGCGCGGGCGGCGCGGCAGCGTATCGTGGACCGGCTCAGTGTCGAGGCCATGGTGGCCGATACCCTGGCCGAGTTGGAGGCGCTGTCTTGA